The proteins below are encoded in one region of Paenibacillus albus:
- a CDS encoding glycoside hydrolase family 125 protein: MEQFRLPKIDMPHLQLPGSIQDVLAEARTRLAHRPKLLQLFMNCFPNTLETTTKLLEDGTTFVITGDIPAMWLRDSVEQVMHYVPFAKEDAELQRIINGLIKLHMRNIAIDPYANAFNEMANDWHWSTDDKTDMSPWVWERKFELDSICFSMRLAFAYWKETGRADIFDANFKTAMRVTVDLWKREQRHLENTAYRFERDNGIRHDTLQNDGLGMPVNYTGMVWSAFRPSDDACDFHYNIPDNMFAVVTLRQMREIAEFVFRDLSFEKEMAKLEGEIDYGIQLYGIYRHPEFGPIYAYETDGFGNYCLMDDAGTPGLISIPYLGYVNGDDPIYQNTRRFALSKENPFYYEGKVARGIGSPHTPPNYVWHMALSMQGLTASSDEEKIAMIDLLESTDADTGYMHEGFHADDPSVFTRKWFAWSNSLFSQLVYKAMKEGLLDERS; the protein is encoded by the coding sequence GTGGAACAATTCAGATTACCGAAGATCGACATGCCGCATCTGCAGCTGCCGGGGTCCATTCAGGACGTGCTCGCAGAAGCGAGGACGAGACTCGCGCACCGGCCTAAGCTGCTGCAGCTGTTCATGAACTGTTTTCCGAATACGCTGGAGACGACGACTAAGCTGCTTGAAGACGGAACGACGTTCGTGATCACGGGGGATATTCCTGCGATGTGGCTGCGTGATTCCGTAGAGCAAGTGATGCATTACGTGCCGTTCGCCAAAGAAGATGCCGAGTTGCAGCGCATCATCAATGGGCTGATTAAGCTTCATATGCGCAATATCGCCATCGATCCCTATGCGAACGCGTTTAACGAAATGGCGAACGATTGGCATTGGAGCACCGACGATAAGACCGATATGTCGCCGTGGGTATGGGAGCGTAAATTCGAGCTGGACTCCATCTGCTTCTCGATGCGTCTTGCTTTTGCCTATTGGAAGGAAACGGGTCGTGCGGATATCTTCGATGCTAACTTCAAGACCGCGATGCGCGTGACGGTCGATCTCTGGAAACGGGAGCAGCGGCATCTTGAGAACACGGCTTACCGCTTCGAGCGCGACAATGGCATCCGGCACGATACGCTCCAGAACGATGGTCTTGGAATGCCTGTTAACTATACGGGGATGGTCTGGTCAGCCTTCCGGCCAAGCGATGACGCCTGCGATTTTCATTACAACATTCCGGATAATATGTTTGCGGTCGTTACTCTGAGGCAGATGCGGGAAATCGCCGAGTTCGTTTTTCGCGACTTGTCTTTTGAGAAGGAGATGGCCAAGCTTGAGGGGGAAATCGATTATGGCATTCAGCTGTACGGCATTTACCGCCATCCTGAGTTTGGCCCAATCTATGCATACGAGACGGATGGGTTTGGGAATTATTGCCTCATGGACGATGCCGGAACGCCTGGCCTAATCTCGATTCCGTATCTCGGATATGTGAACGGTGATGACCCGATCTATCAGAATACTCGCCGGTTCGCCCTCAGCAAAGAGAATCCGTTCTATTACGAAGGCAAGGTAGCTCGCGGCATTGGCAGCCCGCATACGCCGCCGAACTATGTCTGGCATATGGCATTGTCCATGCAAGGGCTGACAGCTTCCTCGGACGAGGAGAAGATTGCGATGATCGATCTGCTGGAATCGACGGATGCAGACACCGGTTATATGCATGAAGGCTTCCATGCGGACGATCCGAGCGTATTTACGCGCAAATGGTTCGCTTGGTCCAACAGCTTGTTCTCGCAGCTGGTGTACAAAGCGATGAAAGAGGGGCTTCTTGATGAACGCAGCTAA
- a CDS encoding carbohydrate ABC transporter permease, translated as MSSKAHFESGLDKFNRINHVTNVVFHIIFILIALVCLVPVLVVLSVSISSEDSIRQTGYHIIPRSLSGDAYHYILQQGKMISRALGVSVLVTVVGTLLGILLTTSMGYVISRPNYKLNGLLTWIVFIPMVFNGGLVSSYYINSTLLGLKDTVWALILPLAVSSFNVIICKTFFRSTIPDGLIESAEMDGASQLRIFFSIILPISLPVIATIGLFLCFSYWNDWFQSMLYINNQDLYSLQALLNSLMSNVDALARNAASLGISYAELVATMPKESARMAVAIIIVLPVAAAYPFFQKYFISGLTVGAVKG; from the coding sequence ATGTCATCGAAAGCGCACTTTGAATCCGGTCTCGATAAATTCAACCGGATCAACCATGTCACGAACGTCGTTTTTCACATCATCTTTATCCTGATCGCGCTGGTATGCCTGGTGCCCGTTCTAGTCGTTTTGTCGGTCTCAATCTCAAGCGAGGATTCCATTCGTCAAACGGGGTACCACATTATTCCAAGGTCTCTCTCGGGAGACGCGTATCACTATATCCTGCAGCAAGGGAAGATGATCTCTCGCGCACTCGGCGTATCCGTGCTCGTTACGGTAGTAGGCACTCTGCTCGGCATCCTGCTTACCACTTCCATGGGTTATGTCATTTCCAGACCTAACTATAAGCTGAATGGGCTGCTGACATGGATCGTGTTCATTCCCATGGTTTTCAACGGGGGGCTGGTGTCCAGCTACTACATCAACTCGACCCTGCTCGGGCTCAAGGATACGGTTTGGGCGCTCATTCTGCCGCTGGCCGTCTCGTCCTTTAACGTAATCATTTGCAAAACGTTCTTCAGGAGCACCATTCCGGATGGCTTAATCGAGTCTGCGGAGATGGACGGCGCTAGCCAGCTGCGCATCTTCTTCTCTATCATTCTGCCGATTTCGCTGCCGGTTATCGCGACCATCGGCCTGTTCCTCTGCTTCTCCTACTGGAACGACTGGTTTCAGTCCATGCTGTACATCAACAATCAGGACCTGTATTCGCTGCAGGCGCTGCTGAACAGCTTGATGAGCAACGTAGACGCACTGGCGAGGAACGCTGCGAGCCTCGGCATCAGCTATGCTGAGCTGGTGGCGACGATGCCGAAAGAATCCGCTCGCATGGCCGTAGCGATTATCATTGTCTTGCCTGTTGCAGCAGCTTACCCGTTCTTCCAGAAGTATTTTATATCCGGCCTGACAGTCGGTGCTGTGAAAGGTTAA
- a CDS encoding ABC transporter permease produces MGTNNKRRHLRTKWRTQDTELSLLALPTTIWYILFCFLPMFGIIIAFKDFKIHGGFLSNIFNSKWSGFKNFEFLFKSNDAWIVIRNTLGYNIVFIILGIVVPVTLALMVGQLHSRKAGKVYQTMMFLPYFLSWVVVSAVIWAFLSFDKGIANQFLADLGKDPINWYMEAKYWPYLLIFMNMWKGLGYGMVVYLATITGIDSTYYEAAVIDGASKWQQTQYITLPLMKLVIVMMFILSVGRIFYTDFGLFFQVPRDSNSLFNVTTTVDVLVYKQLKTATVGMASASAFLQSVLGCATILIANWIVRRVDPDSAMM; encoded by the coding sequence TTGGGGACAAATAACAAGCGCAGACATTTGCGAACAAAGTGGCGGACGCAGGATACCGAGCTGTCGCTGCTTGCTTTACCGACAACGATCTGGTACATCCTGTTCTGTTTCCTGCCGATGTTCGGCATCATTATCGCCTTCAAGGATTTCAAAATACATGGGGGCTTCCTAAGCAACATCTTTAACAGCAAGTGGTCCGGCTTTAAAAACTTCGAGTTTCTGTTTAAGTCCAACGATGCCTGGATTGTCATCCGCAACACGCTGGGCTACAACATTGTGTTTATAATTCTCGGCATCGTCGTGCCAGTCACCTTAGCGCTGATGGTCGGTCAGCTGCACAGCCGCAAAGCCGGCAAAGTGTATCAAACGATGATGTTTCTTCCTTACTTCCTGTCCTGGGTCGTCGTATCCGCCGTAATCTGGGCCTTCCTCAGCTTCGATAAAGGGATTGCCAATCAGTTTCTGGCTGACCTTGGCAAGGATCCGATCAACTGGTACATGGAGGCCAAATATTGGCCGTATCTTCTCATATTTATGAACATGTGGAAGGGACTGGGCTATGGCATGGTCGTCTACTTGGCGACGATTACCGGCATCGATAGCACCTATTACGAGGCTGCTGTCATTGACGGCGCTTCGAAGTGGCAGCAGACCCAATACATCACGCTGCCGTTAATGAAGCTGGTTATCGTGATGATGTTCATCTTGTCGGTCGGCCGTATTTTCTACACGGACTTCGGCTTGTTCTTCCAAGTGCCGCGGGATTCCAACTCGCTGTTTAACGTGACGACAACCGTTGACGTGCTCGTCTATAAACAGCTGAAGACCGCTACGGTAGGCATGGCGTCGGCCTCCGCATTCTTGCAGTCGGTGCTTGGATGCGCAACTATTCTAATCGCTAACTGGATCGTCCGCCGTGTTGATCCGGACAGCGCCATGATGTAA